In a genomic window of Cuculus canorus isolate bCucCan1 chromosome Z, bCucCan1.pri, whole genome shotgun sequence:
- the MRPL17 gene encoding 39S ribosomal protein L17, mitochondrial, with amino-acid sequence MRLSVAAAISHGRVFRRLGLGPRSRLDLLRNLVTALVRHERIEAPWARADEMRGYAERLIDYAKLGDTNERAMRMADFWLTEKDLIHKLFKVLAPRFQPHPGSYTRLLQIPNRDGLDRAKMAVIELKGNPLPPLIRPRRDTEKTLLNQLLKGYREDVQRVAATHGPEGTPL; translated from the exons ATGCGGTTGTCGGTGGCGGCCGCTATCTCGCACGGGCGGGTGTTCCGGCGGCTTGGACTTGGCCCGCGCTCTCGCCTCGACCTGCTGCGCAACCTGGTGACGGCGCTGGTGCGGCACGAGCGCATCGAGGCGCCCTGGGCCCGCGCCGACGAGATGCGGGGCTACGCCGAGCGG CTCATCGATTACGCCAAGCTGGGTGACACCAACGAGCGTGCTATGCGGATGGCGGATTTCTGGCTGACT GAGAAGGATCTCATCCACAAGCTATTCAAGGTGCTGGCACCTCGGTTCCAGCCCCACCCTGGCAGCTACACCCGCCTGCTGCAGATCCCCAACCGGGATGGCCTTGACCGGGCCAAGATGGCCGTCATCGAGCTCAAGGGGAACCCCTTACCACCGCTCATCCGCCCACGCCGTGACACCGAGAAGACACTGCTGAACCAGCTCCTGAAGGGCTACCGGGAGGATGTGCAGCGGGTGGCAGCCACACATGGCCCAGAGGGTACCCCTTTGTAG